From the genome of Gemmatimonadaceae bacterium, one region includes:
- a CDS encoding alpha/beta hydrolase — MRPDAVLVAALIACSTKPPDDTRFREELTLAPGSIPNVAPPRATGGYVRGPGGKRVIVFVNGLFGDALSTWTNTNGAYWPAMIAHDPDFDSVDVYVHSFQSPKLARAQQIQDLASRLKDFLVTDRVLDHDEIVFIAHSMGGLVTRAFLLKQRSRPQKTPMLYFFATPTAGANVTEIAQHLSENPQLEDMQPLSDGGYVKTLREDWLQTSDDAALNYPNAIASFCAYELLDVWRVRIVTELSATYLCNRSTRAVRADHIGIVKPAGFGDDPYVFFKAAYVSTFGPTARTMSRTVTRAITLSPGSMRFETRVVPLGSVGRDTFLLRQVKGRGAAIDVACGEVKKGDVVISLDSARNEEIVEVRPSLVNVTNLKSSSVALIRHGQGSALVRYVARGLDRVGSRCAGRGHAEVVANFVAARRARIEVRPR; from the coding sequence ATGAGGCCTGACGCAGTCCTTGTTGCGGCTCTGATTGCGTGTTCGACGAAGCCACCTGACGACACTCGATTCCGGGAAGAGCTAACCCTGGCACCCGGCTCGATCCCGAACGTCGCTCCGCCGCGGGCGACAGGCGGATACGTGCGCGGACCCGGTGGAAAACGTGTCATCGTTTTTGTAAATGGCCTCTTCGGCGATGCGCTTTCGACATGGACCAACACCAACGGCGCCTATTGGCCGGCCATGATCGCCCACGACCCCGATTTCGACAGCGTAGACGTCTACGTGCACAGTTTCCAGTCGCCGAAACTTGCGCGTGCCCAGCAAATACAGGATCTCGCGTCGAGGCTCAAGGATTTCCTCGTTACCGATCGCGTGCTCGACCACGACGAGATTGTGTTCATCGCCCACAGCATGGGCGGCCTGGTAACGCGCGCATTCCTGCTCAAGCAGCGCAGTCGCCCCCAGAAAACTCCAATGCTCTACTTCTTCGCCACGCCTACGGCCGGAGCGAATGTGACGGAGATCGCGCAGCATCTGAGCGAGAACCCGCAGCTCGAGGACATGCAGCCGCTTTCCGACGGAGGCTACGTCAAGACCCTTCGTGAGGACTGGCTGCAGACCAGCGACGATGCCGCCCTCAACTATCCGAATGCGATTGCCTCCTTCTGTGCCTACGAGCTCCTCGACGTCTGGCGCGTGAGGATTGTAACCGAGCTCAGCGCCACATATCTGTGCAACAGGTCAACGCGAGCCGTGCGGGCTGACCACATTGGAATCGTCAAGCCAGCGGGATTTGGTGACGACCCTTACGTATTCTTCAAGGCGGCGTATGTCAGCACCTTTGGTCCAACCGCCAGGACAATGTCGAGAACCGTCACGAGGGCAATAACGCTCTCACCAGGGTCCATGAGATTCGAAACGCGCGTCGTGCCGCTCGGCTCGGTTGGTCGAGACACCTTCCTTCTGAGGCAGGTCAAGGGAAGAGGTGCGGCCATCGATGTTGCATGCGGCGAAGTAAAGAAGGGTGATGTAGTCATCAGCCTCGACAGCGCGAGGAACGAGGAAATCGTCGAGGTTCGTCCATCTCTCGTGAACGTGACCAACCTCAAATCCTCTTCTGTCGCGCTGATACGCCATGGGCAGGGTTCTGCCCTGGTGCGGTACGTGGCCCGCGGACTCGATCGAGTCGGCTCGCGCTGCGCTGGCCGCGGCCACGCTGAGGTTGTTGCAAACTTCGTCGCAGCCAGGCGAGCGAGGATCGAGGTGCGTCCGCGATGA
- a CDS encoding isoaspartyl peptidase/L-asparaginase has product MTRTHCLIGGLVFAAAATAVAPSGRSAMVREQPRQDPEWGIAIHGGAGSIDTLRMSAAERQLRRDALMRSLRAGHKILAAGGSSLDAVQAAIMVLEDDSMFNAGKGAVLNAEGKTELDAAIMDGKTLNAGAVAGLHRIRNPIALARLVMEKSPHVMMIGDGAEAFAREQGVTMTPESYFITAARLKQYLDAKKADAERTRTAAPPKPGFGTVGAVALDKSGNLAAGTSTGGISMKRFGRVGDAPIIGAGTYASATCAVSATGAGEYFIRLTIARDICARMQYQKLTVRQAADTVIYGVLGKTKGTGGVIVLDNRGNAAMPFNTTGMYRGMMSSDGTAVVLMVK; this is encoded by the coding sequence ATGACCAGAACACATTGCCTTATTGGCGGACTTGTATTCGCTGCCGCGGCGACCGCAGTCGCCCCTAGCGGGCGCAGCGCTATGGTGCGGGAACAGCCGCGGCAGGATCCGGAGTGGGGAATTGCCATCCACGGCGGTGCAGGCAGCATCGACACGCTCAGGATGTCAGCGGCCGAGCGGCAACTCCGTCGCGACGCGCTGATGCGGTCGCTTAGAGCGGGACACAAAATCCTCGCAGCGGGCGGAAGCAGCCTCGATGCAGTCCAGGCGGCGATAATGGTTCTCGAGGACGATTCCATGTTCAACGCCGGCAAGGGAGCTGTGCTGAACGCCGAGGGGAAGACCGAGCTCGATGCCGCAATCATGGATGGAAAGACTCTCAATGCAGGTGCCGTGGCCGGCCTTCATCGCATCAGGAATCCAATTGCGCTGGCGCGCCTCGTCATGGAGAAATCGCCGCACGTGATGATGATAGGCGACGGCGCGGAGGCATTCGCGCGAGAGCAGGGCGTAACGATGACGCCTGAAAGCTATTTCATCACTGCAGCGCGCTTGAAGCAATACCTCGACGCAAAAAAGGCAGACGCGGAGAGGACTAGAACCGCTGCGCCGCCCAAGCCGGGATTCGGAACTGTGGGCGCAGTCGCGCTCGACAAATCAGGCAACCTGGCCGCAGGGACATCTACCGGCGGCATTTCGATGAAGCGGTTCGGCAGGGTGGGCGATGCGCCGATCATCGGCGCGGGAACCTACGCCAGCGCGACCTGCGCCGTGTCCGCGACGGGAGCGGGCGAGTATTTCATCCGCCTCACAATTGCGCGGGACATCTGCGCGCGCATGCAGTACCAGAAGCTCACCGTTCGCCAGGCGGCCGATACGGTTATTTACGGGGTGCTTGGTAAAACGAAAGGAACCGGCGGCGTGATCGTGCTGGACAACCGCGGGAACGCCGCAATGCCATTCAACACGACTGGCATGTATCGGGGGATGATGAGCTCTGATGGGACTGCGGTTGTGTTGATGGTCAAATAA
- a CDS encoding menaquinone biosynthesis decarboxylase, translating into MSFDTLSEFIEGIEGAGELARVSFPVAAKLELCEIADRMMKRPGGGRALLFENVTLDDGTRSPYPVAINLFGSMRRMCLALGVDHLDDIGARITELVALKVPDGLMGKLSLLPRLLEIAQFPPRVKGGKPACQQIVWEGEQIDLRKLPIITCWPEDGGPYITLPMVISRDPKRGIRNVGMYRVQVLGPNTLAMHWQRHKVGAAHWREMAAAGQTMAVCIAIGGDPASIYSASAPLPPTIDEFIFAGFLRKDHVTLAKALTCDLEVPADAEFVIEGYIDPSEELVVEGPFGDHTGFYSEADLYPLVHVTAITMRRSPVYATTIVGRPPMEDYYLGHATERIFLPLLKLTIPEIVDYHMPAEGIFHNLVFISIDKQFPGQAYKVMNAMWGQGLMSLAKVLVILDKEVNVQDEKEAWWIALNNIDPERDVRFSMGPMDVLDHSARAFTYGSKMGIDATRKWPEEGFTRNWPKLIEMDEVTRKRVDAIWGRLGLGR; encoded by the coding sequence TTGAGCTTCGATACGCTGTCCGAGTTCATCGAAGGCATCGAAGGCGCCGGCGAGCTCGCGCGCGTGAGCTTTCCCGTCGCTGCGAAGCTCGAGCTGTGCGAGATCGCAGACCGCATGATGAAGCGGCCCGGTGGTGGCCGTGCGCTTCTGTTCGAGAACGTGACACTCGATGACGGAACGCGATCCCCTTACCCGGTCGCGATCAACCTCTTCGGCTCGATGCGGCGTATGTGCCTCGCCCTCGGCGTCGACCATCTGGACGACATTGGCGCGCGAATCACCGAGCTGGTGGCGCTCAAAGTCCCCGACGGTCTCATGGGAAAGCTGTCACTCCTGCCGCGCCTGCTTGAAATCGCGCAGTTCCCTCCGCGCGTGAAGGGCGGAAAGCCGGCCTGTCAGCAGATCGTCTGGGAGGGCGAGCAGATCGACCTCCGGAAACTGCCGATCATCACCTGCTGGCCGGAGGATGGCGGTCCGTACATCACGCTGCCGATGGTTATCTCGCGCGATCCAAAGCGCGGAATACGGAATGTCGGGATGTATCGCGTGCAGGTCCTCGGGCCGAATACCTTGGCGATGCACTGGCAGCGTCACAAGGTGGGCGCCGCACATTGGCGCGAGATGGCCGCCGCGGGACAGACTATGGCCGTCTGCATTGCGATCGGAGGTGATCCTGCGTCGATCTACTCCGCGTCGGCGCCGCTGCCGCCAACGATCGACGAGTTCATTTTCGCCGGCTTTCTGCGGAAGGATCACGTGACGCTGGCGAAGGCGCTGACGTGCGATCTGGAGGTGCCGGCGGATGCCGAATTCGTCATCGAGGGATACATCGACCCATCGGAGGAGCTCGTCGTCGAAGGACCATTCGGCGATCACACGGGATTTTACTCGGAGGCCGATCTTTACCCGCTGGTTCACGTGACGGCGATCACCATGCGAAGGTCGCCCGTGTATGCGACGACGATCGTCGGGCGTCCCCCCATGGAGGATTACTATCTGGGGCACGCGACGGAGCGGATTTTTCTTCCGCTTCTCAAGCTGACGATCCCCGAGATCGTGGACTATCACATGCCCGCCGAGGGGATTTTTCACAATCTCGTCTTCATATCGATCGACAAGCAGTTCCCGGGTCAGGCCTACAAGGTGATGAACGCGATGTGGGGACAGGGATTGATGTCGCTCGCGAAGGTTCTCGTGATACTCGACAAGGAAGTGAACGTGCAGGACGAAAAGGAGGCGTGGTGGATTGCGCTCAATAACATCGACCCCGAGCGGGACGTTCGCTTCTCGATGGGGCCGATGGACGTGCTCGATCACTCTGCGCGCGCGTTCACGTACGGTTCGAAGATGGGAATCGACGCGACGCGGAAGTGGCCGGAGGAAGGGTTCACCCGGAACTGGCCGAAGCTCATCGAGATGGACGAGGTCACGAGGAAGCGGGTCGACGCCATCTGGGGCAGGCTGGGGCTCGGACGATGA
- a CDS encoding TonB-dependent receptor — translation MKRLSAAMLATAATLFVVPFTAYAQATGVVGGTVVRSNTISPLPGALVEVVGTGMTTSTGQDGRYNLVRVPAGAQTIEFRSIGFAPYRTSVVVAGGQTLTVNATLEANVIRLSDMIVSSASRAPERITEAPAAITVVPPDLIRAMAPTGQAPLALATVPGVDVVQNGINDFNVNSRGFNSSLTRRVLVLEDGRDVAIAFLGSQEWSAMGMSLDDYSRIEMVRGPGSALYGANAFSGVLALTSKTAREASGSRLTLAMGELATKRIDARHAGVFAGERFGYKLGLGYSSSDTWSRSRTAIDSLDIVREYDPVTDSVVRKSREARPLVGQQVQPGSLNAIGDRTPVSTGYASARFDYYAPSGALGTVEGGLVDLRNETFVTGLGRVQVAGVQRPWGRAAWATKRLNLLTWYTGRQTREPQWSLPSGVFFLEHSSIVHGEAQYNNVLPNDLGTWIVGASARSTHMNTSQTLIAPANDNRDDVLYSSYGQVEFRLSPRLKLVAATRWDDGDLFDPQFSPKAAVVFSPSRNSSFRASVNKAFQTPNYSEFFLDAAAAAPTASPRTLEVALENFLATGRAIGTAGLPPTNDLPWNFDAQTRVRALGNRALDVEKIIGYELGYKGPLTRRGYVTVDVFLNDKKDFVTDLLPNVNPAYPQYSYTDAGTNVPAYLDAIAARAAALAGAIPEAQRQAIIGGAAALKSGYNALVAGTQPLLATVDGHRALVVSYANAGRVKERGVELGSVMQFSDVLRGEASYAFFDFSVEDASLGNDALLPNTPEHKGSLALFYDSPRRIELNASVRLVSGYPWAAGVFSGYVPASQFVNANAAYRATEQLKAFVTGTNVFDQRRFQLYGGSVIGRRLIGGVTATF, via the coding sequence ATGAAACGCCTCTCCGCCGCGATGCTCGCCACAGCAGCGACGCTCTTTGTGGTGCCCTTCACCGCATACGCCCAGGCGACTGGCGTCGTAGGCGGCACGGTCGTTCGCAGCAACACGATTTCCCCGCTCCCGGGCGCACTCGTGGAAGTCGTAGGCACCGGGATGACGACATCCACCGGTCAGGACGGCCGCTACAACCTCGTTCGCGTGCCCGCCGGCGCTCAGACAATCGAATTTCGGTCGATCGGCTTTGCGCCGTACCGTACTTCGGTCGTCGTAGCCGGAGGGCAGACACTCACCGTCAACGCGACGCTCGAAGCAAACGTGATTCGGCTGAGCGACATGATTGTCTCCTCGGCGTCGAGGGCCCCCGAGCGTATAACTGAAGCGCCGGCGGCAATTACCGTCGTGCCGCCCGACCTGATACGAGCAATGGCGCCAACCGGACAAGCGCCTCTCGCACTCGCCACGGTCCCGGGCGTGGACGTCGTGCAGAATGGCATCAACGACTTCAACGTCAACTCGCGGGGATTCAATTCATCGTTGACGCGGCGCGTGCTCGTCCTCGAAGACGGGCGCGACGTAGCGATCGCATTCCTCGGATCACAGGAGTGGAGCGCGATGGGAATGTCGCTCGATGATTACTCGCGGATTGAGATGGTGCGAGGGCCCGGCTCGGCGCTCTACGGTGCGAACGCGTTCTCCGGTGTGCTCGCTCTCACGTCGAAGACAGCGCGCGAAGCCTCGGGCTCGCGCCTTACACTCGCAATGGGTGAGCTGGCTACGAAGCGCATCGATGCTCGCCACGCGGGAGTTTTCGCCGGCGAGCGTTTCGGCTACAAGCTCGGCCTCGGCTACAGCTCGAGCGATACGTGGTCGCGATCGAGGACGGCCATCGACAGCCTCGACATTGTCCGTGAATACGATCCGGTCACTGATTCCGTGGTACGAAAGTCGCGCGAGGCGCGTCCGCTGGTTGGGCAACAGGTTCAGCCGGGCTCGCTCAACGCAATCGGCGACCGGACGCCCGTATCAACCGGGTACGCTTCGGCGCGCTTCGATTACTACGCGCCGAGCGGGGCACTTGGCACCGTCGAGGGCGGGCTTGTGGATTTGCGCAACGAGACTTTCGTGACCGGCCTCGGACGCGTGCAGGTAGCCGGCGTCCAGAGGCCGTGGGGCAGAGCCGCCTGGGCCACAAAGCGACTCAATCTTCTTACGTGGTACACGGGTCGCCAGACACGCGAGCCGCAGTGGTCGCTTCCATCCGGCGTCTTCTTCCTCGAGCACTCGTCCATCGTGCACGGCGAAGCGCAGTACAACAACGTGCTGCCGAATGACCTCGGCACGTGGATTGTCGGGGCGTCCGCGCGCTCGACCCACATGAACACGTCACAGACCCTCATTGCGCCGGCAAACGACAACCGCGACGATGTTCTCTATTCATCGTACGGGCAAGTCGAGTTCCGCCTGTCCCCCAGGCTCAAGCTGGTGGCCGCGACACGCTGGGACGACGGTGACCTGTTCGATCCGCAGTTCTCGCCAAAGGCAGCCGTGGTGTTCTCCCCCAGCCGGAACAGCTCCTTCCGCGCCTCGGTGAACAAAGCCTTCCAGACGCCGAATTACTCCGAGTTCTTCCTTGACGCCGCGGCGGCAGCGCCGACGGCAAGCCCTCGTACGCTCGAGGTTGCGCTTGAGAATTTCCTCGCTACCGGTCGAGCGATCGGCACAGCAGGCCTGCCTCCGACGAACGATCTGCCATGGAATTTCGACGCACAGACCAGAGTTCGCGCCCTGGGTAATCGGGCACTCGACGTCGAGAAGATCATCGGGTACGAGCTCGGCTACAAAGGACCTTTGACCCGTCGCGGTTATGTAACCGTCGACGTGTTCCTCAACGACAAGAAAGACTTCGTCACTGACCTGCTGCCGAACGTCAACCCCGCGTACCCGCAGTACAGCTACACGGATGCAGGTACGAATGTCCCGGCGTACCTCGACGCGATTGCGGCCCGAGCGGCCGCTCTGGCGGGAGCGATTCCCGAGGCGCAGCGACAAGCGATCATCGGCGGTGCCGCGGCCCTGAAGAGCGGCTACAACGCCCTCGTTGCGGGAACGCAGCCGCTTTTGGCAACCGTCGATGGTCACCGCGCGCTTGTCGTGTCATACGCCAACGCCGGCAGGGTGAAAGAGCGCGGCGTGGAGCTCGGGTCGGTAATGCAGTTCTCCGATGTCCTTCGCGGCGAGGCGAGCTACGCCTTCTTCGATTTCAGCGTCGAGGATGCCAGCCTCGGCAACGATGCGTTGCTCCCGAACACACCGGAGCACAAGGGGAGCCTCGCTCTCTTCTATGATTCGCCGCGCCGGATCGAGCTCAACGCCAGCGTGCGCCTGGTAAGCGGGTACCCCTGGGCCGCCGGTGTATTCAGCGGGTACGTACCCGCCTCTCAATTCGTGAATGCAAACGCTGCCTACAGAGCGACAGAGCAGCTCAAGGCGTTCGTCACCGGGACAAATGTGTTCGATCAGCGTCGCTTCCAGCTCTATGGAGGCTCGGTTATCGGACGGCGCCTTATCGGGGGTGTAACCGCGACGTTCTGA
- a CDS encoding ubiquinone/menaquinone biosynthesis methyltransferase, with translation MAIATDDATAIRAAAGGAEKRAYVRQIFSEIAPRYDFLNHVLSLNIDRIWRRKAIAELALERDREGTYLDLCAGTMDISVMIGRAKDFRGSVLSADFAEPMLREGRAKIGRSKISPVAADALDLPLPAESMSGAIVAFGIRNVAGLDSALIEVRRVLVPGGRFVILEFSRPDSAVLNALYQQYFKRVLPAVGSLISGHPTAYRYLPDSVSNFPTREELARRMRSAGFSKVSWRPLTFGVAAIHIGERPATAGAA, from the coding sequence ATGGCTATAGCGACTGACGACGCCACCGCCATCAGGGCGGCGGCTGGCGGCGCGGAGAAGCGTGCCTACGTGAGGCAGATCTTCTCCGAGATCGCGCCCCGGTACGATTTCCTCAATCACGTCCTGAGCCTCAACATCGATCGCATCTGGCGTCGCAAGGCGATTGCCGAGCTCGCTCTCGAGCGCGATCGGGAAGGGACGTACCTCGACCTCTGCGCGGGAACGATGGACATCAGCGTGATGATCGGCCGTGCAAAAGACTTCCGCGGAAGCGTGCTGAGCGCGGACTTCGCCGAGCCGATGCTGAGGGAGGGGCGTGCGAAGATTGGACGATCGAAGATTTCTCCGGTCGCCGCGGACGCGCTGGACCTGCCACTCCCCGCTGAGTCGATGTCTGGTGCGATTGTCGCGTTCGGAATAAGAAATGTCGCCGGCCTCGATTCTGCGCTCATCGAAGTTCGTCGCGTGCTTGTCCCGGGAGGGCGCTTCGTTATCCTGGAATTCTCCCGACCCGATTCCGCTGTTCTCAACGCGCTCTACCAGCAGTACTTCAAGCGAGTTCTTCCTGCCGTCGGCTCCTTGATCAGCGGTCACCCTACTGCCTACAGGTATCTGCCCGATTCGGTTTCAAATTTCCCGACGCGTGAAGAGCTCGCCCGCCGCATGAGATCCGCAGGATTCTCGAAAGTTTCCTGGCGGCCACTGACCTTCGGCGTGGCCGCGATTCACATTGGCGAACGACCAGCAACGGCGGGGGCTGCTTGA
- a CDS encoding SHOCT domain-containing protein translates to MTFLGLLGVLLIIVLLLRLVRHFEGGGTPSRISSRGSLISAVLTALGAPSRIVINGQTYSSVDEMPPEVRAQYEHAMSVALDATNRDGILDFSRSARARNRIAGASAPSDPATRMKQLEEMRESGLITAEEYEAKRAQILEAL, encoded by the coding sequence ATGACGTTTCTCGGCTTGCTTGGAGTGCTTTTGATCATCGTGCTCCTGCTGAGACTCGTGCGTCACTTCGAAGGCGGGGGTACGCCCTCGAGAATCAGTTCGAGAGGTAGTCTCATCTCGGCGGTTCTCACCGCGCTGGGCGCACCGTCGAGAATCGTGATCAATGGACAGACCTACTCAAGTGTCGACGAGATGCCGCCCGAAGTGCGCGCGCAGTACGAACACGCGATGAGCGTTGCGCTCGACGCAACGAACCGTGATGGGATACTCGACTTTTCACGGAGTGCTCGTGCTCGCAACCGAATTGCCGGGGCGAGCGCTCCCTCCGACCCCGCGACGAGAATGAAGCAGCTGGAGGAGATGAGAGAATCGGGTCTGATAACCGCCGAAGAGTACGAGGCGAAGCGAGCTCAGATCCTCGAGGCTCTATGA
- a CDS encoding protein kinase encodes MTEATPTLGGALAGRYTIEREIGRGGTATVWLAEDIRHSRRVAIKLLKPELAAMLGTERFLLEIEIVARLSHPHILPLFDSGDANGVPYYVMPYVAGESLRGRMDRQRQLPILDAIRIGREIAGALEFAHEQGVIHRDVKPENILLAGGHAVITDFGIARAIDVASNERLTMLGIAVGTPAYISPEQAAGDPSVDARSDIYSLGCMIYEMLVGDPPFTGRTKNEIIAKRFVERPVLVSSLREGVPASVAAAVERALERDAEKRFPSAAEFGLALEGDAATISDGRLFAYGRDRSAGEYAVAVLPFTNMSGDQEAEYFADGMTEELINALSHVPRLRVPARTSSFAFKRSTEDVRSVGQKLGVSSVLEGTIRRSGNRLRVTTQLIDVRNGFHLWSERYDRDMKDVFEIQDEISAAIATTVKGKLMTADEAPAAKPGTTNLDAYHLYLRGRFHWYRRDLQNAITCFEEAVARDSNYALAYCGLADTYSSLALVGMIPTAVAYEKARAMVERALSGDDTAAEVHYSRGLVKYFFEYAFDDAIAAFRQAIDVNPRLAMAHSYLCALSGLIGDEVTALAAGPRAQELEPLSPLISTTASMGYYLLGRLELTEVACQQAVAIDPAQNTAQYLLAFSRAGQGHFDDGLRILDETAVRMQRIPHILMLVGEMLWWSGRKDEARQILREIFEKGAKGGDRPASKAWLLLHMGDLDQGFRQLDVAVEQHDPAVAFLIGWPGIGHVRADPRYDALLEQLSLTKFAAVWEKRSAWR; translated from the coding sequence ATGACAGAGGCAACACCGACTTTAGGCGGCGCCCTCGCCGGACGTTACACTATCGAGCGCGAGATCGGACGAGGAGGCACTGCTACCGTCTGGCTCGCCGAGGATATCCGGCACTCGCGACGGGTTGCGATCAAGCTTCTCAAGCCGGAGCTCGCCGCGATGCTCGGCACTGAGCGCTTCCTTCTCGAAATCGAGATCGTCGCCCGCCTGAGCCATCCCCACATTCTCCCGCTCTTCGACTCCGGGGACGCGAATGGCGTTCCGTATTACGTCATGCCCTACGTGGCGGGAGAATCGCTGCGTGGCCGGATGGACCGGCAGCGCCAGCTGCCAATATTGGACGCGATCAGAATCGGGAGAGAGATTGCCGGCGCATTGGAATTCGCGCACGAGCAGGGTGTCATCCATCGCGACGTCAAGCCCGAGAACATTCTCCTCGCCGGCGGACACGCGGTGATCACCGATTTCGGAATAGCGCGCGCAATCGACGTCGCATCGAATGAGCGCCTTACAATGCTGGGTATCGCGGTCGGGACGCCGGCGTACATCAGTCCCGAACAGGCGGCCGGGGACCCGAGTGTGGATGCGCGCTCCGACATCTATTCGCTGGGATGCATGATCTACGAGATGCTCGTTGGCGACCCGCCGTTCACGGGCCGGACAAAGAACGAGATCATCGCCAAGCGATTCGTCGAGCGCCCCGTGCTCGTTTCGTCACTGCGCGAGGGCGTCCCCGCTTCCGTCGCCGCCGCTGTCGAGCGCGCGCTCGAGCGCGACGCGGAGAAGCGCTTCCCCTCGGCGGCTGAGTTCGGGCTCGCCCTTGAGGGCGATGCCGCTACCATCTCCGATGGGCGCCTTTTCGCTTATGGTCGTGATCGAAGCGCGGGCGAATATGCTGTAGCCGTCCTGCCGTTCACCAATATGTCGGGGGATCAGGAAGCCGAATACTTCGCCGACGGGATGACCGAAGAGTTGATCAACGCGCTCTCCCACGTACCGCGCTTGCGGGTTCCGGCTCGCACGTCGTCCTTCGCGTTCAAGCGCTCGACGGAGGACGTCCGCAGCGTCGGCCAGAAGCTCGGCGTCTCGTCGGTGCTCGAGGGAACGATTCGGCGATCCGGCAATCGCCTGCGCGTGACGACACAGCTGATCGACGTGCGGAACGGCTTTCACCTGTGGTCGGAGCGATACGACCGCGACATGAAGGACGTGTTCGAGATCCAGGACGAGATCTCGGCGGCAATTGCAACTACAGTGAAGGGCAAGCTCATGACCGCAGACGAGGCGCCTGCGGCCAAGCCGGGCACGACCAACCTCGATGCATATCACCTCTATCTGCGAGGACGCTTCCACTGGTATCGGCGGGATCTTCAGAACGCGATCACGTGCTTCGAAGAGGCCGTTGCCAGGGACTCGAACTACGCGCTGGCCTATTGCGGGCTGGCAGACACGTATTCCAGTCTCGCCCTGGTGGGCATGATCCCGACAGCGGTGGCGTACGAGAAAGCCAGGGCAATGGTCGAGCGCGCCCTCTCGGGCGACGATACGGCTGCGGAGGTTCACTACTCGCGCGGTCTGGTGAAGTATTTCTTCGAGTATGCGTTCGACGATGCGATTGCGGCCTTTCGGCAGGCGATCGACGTCAACCCGCGGCTCGCTATGGCACACTCTTATCTGTGCGCCCTGTCGGGACTTATCGGCGACGAAGTGACCGCGCTTGCCGCGGGGCCGCGCGCGCAGGAGCTGGAGCCCCTGTCGCCCTTGATCAGCACGACGGCAAGCATGGGCTATTATCTGCTCGGGCGACTCGAGCTGACGGAGGTTGCGTGTCAGCAGGCGGTGGCGATCGATCCCGCGCAGAACACTGCCCAGTATCTTCTGGCGTTCTCGCGCGCGGGGCAGGGTCATTTCGACGATGGTCTCAGAATCCTCGATGAGACTGCGGTGCGCATGCAGCGGATTCCGCACATTCTCATGCTCGTCGGCGAGATGCTGTGGTGGAGCGGGCGCAAGGATGAAGCCCGACAGATTCTTCGTGAGATCTTCGAGAAAGGAGCCAAGGGCGGTGACCGGCCGGCATCAAAAGCGTGGCTGCTCCTGCACATGGGCGACCTCGACCAGGGCTTCAGGCAGCTCGACGTGGCGGTTGAGCAGCACGACCCGGCTGTCGCGTTCCTGATCGGCTGGCCCGGCATCGGGCACGTCCGCGCGGATCCCCGATACGACGCGCTGCTTGAGCAACTTTCGTTGACGAAATTCGCAGCCGTGTGGGAGAAACGCAGCGCGTGGAGATGA
- a CDS encoding sigma-70 family RNA polymerase sigma factor — MLLPSVSAREQLAKLSDAEVVALAQKGKEPAYRELLARYERPVFSLIFRMVRDRETAEDLSQETFIKVLNNIDRYSPDFKFSSWLFKIANNLTIDHLRRRRVDTISIEGAPDAVTAESAKATSIAIASGDESPLAELESRELGQAIEHAIGRLRPEYRACIMLRHVEDRSYEEIAEIVKLPLGTVKTYIHRARHELRAALEEVR; from the coding sequence ATGCTTCTCCCTTCCGTCTCAGCGCGGGAACAGCTCGCGAAGCTCTCCGACGCCGAAGTCGTCGCGCTCGCCCAGAAAGGAAAGGAGCCGGCCTATCGGGAGCTGCTAGCCCGATACGAGAGGCCGGTTTTTTCGCTGATCTTTCGCATGGTACGCGACCGCGAAACAGCCGAGGACCTCTCGCAGGAGACCTTCATCAAGGTCCTGAACAACATCGACCGCTACAGCCCCGACTTCAAGTTCTCGAGCTGGCTGTTCAAGATCGCGAACAATCTCACGATCGATCACCTGCGCCGGCGGCGCGTTGACACGATCAGCATCGAGGGAGCCCCCGATGCTGTCACGGCAGAGAGCGCAAAAGCGACCTCGATTGCGATCGCTTCCGGCGATGAATCACCGCTCGCGGAGCTGGAATCGCGGGAGCTGGGACAGGCGATAGAGCATGCGATCGGCCGCCTGAGGCCGGAGTATCGGGCGTGCATCATGCTCAGGCATGTCGAGGACAGATCATATGAAGAGATCGCCGAGATCGTGAAGCTCCCGCTGGGGACCGTAAAGACGTACATCCATCGAGCCCGGCACGAGCTCAGGGCAGCGCTCGAGGAGGTGCGATGA